In a genomic window of Vigna angularis cultivar LongXiaoDou No.4 chromosome 6, ASM1680809v1, whole genome shotgun sequence:
- the LOC108342236 gene encoding acyl carrier protein 1, chloroplastic isoform X1, with protein MASIMRSSMSLAALSNQALQVSGTRTSNPSSVSLSINGRNFPSITLQPRGRRFQFRCAAKPETVQKVCDIVKKQLALSEDSTVTGESKFAALGADSLDTVEIVMGLEEEFGITVEEDSAQSITTVQDAAEMIDKLLEKQA; from the exons ATGGCTTCCATCATGCGATCTTCCATGTCTCTCGCTGCTCTTTCCAATCAAGCTctg CAGGTCTCTGGCACCAGGACCTCCAACCCAAGTTCAGTTTCCCTTTCAATTAACGGGAGAAATTTCCCATCCATTACATTGCAGCCCAGAGGACGTCGGTTTCAATTTAGATGCGCG GCAAAACCAGAGACAGTGCAGAAGGTATGTGACATAGTCAAGAAGCAATTAGCGCTGTCAGAGGATTCAACTGTTACAGGAGAGTCTAAATTTGCTGCACTTGGAGCTGATTCTCTTGACACG GTTGAGATTGTGATGGGACTCGAGGAGGAATTTGGTATCACTGTGGAAGAAGACAGTGCCCAGAGCATCACCACCGTTCAAGATGCTGCTGAAATGATTGATAAGCTTCTTGAAAAGCAAGCTTAA
- the LOC108342518 gene encoding classical arabinogalactan protein 25, which produces MALHNVYITLMTILTFMPSPLHSSYSQPIPKLPTLSSSPAALSDPPPSSLSPFKELSPDIAPLFPSPGGVLPTPTGSDIPTIPSNPSPPNPDDLIAPGPLSAFSPFGSMQASSNAPRRILVSSLATTIFAGFAVYWSFTV; this is translated from the coding sequence ATGGCATTACACAACGTTTATATAACACTCATGACCATCTTAACTTTCATGCCTTCACCTCTGCATTCATCATATTCACAGCCTATTCCAAAACTTCCCACACTCTCATCTTCACCAGCAGCACTATCAGATCCTCCTCCATCTTCACTGTCCCCTTTCAAAGAATTGTCCCCAGACATTGCTCCGCTGTTTCCTTCTCCTGGTGGTGTGTTGCCGACTCCAACTGGCTCTGACATTCCCACTATTCCTTCCAATCCAAGCCCTCCAAACCCAGACGACTTAATAGCTCCTGGACCTCTTTCTGCTTTTTCACCATTTGGATCAATGCAGGCTTCCTCCAATGCCCCTAGAAGAATCCTAGTTAGTAGCCTAGCCACAACTATTTTTGCAGGTTTCGCAGTATATTGGTCTTTCACTGTGTGA
- the LOC108341652 gene encoding sugar carrier protein C, with protein MAGGFIQGGSVEKNYPGKLTWRAFMTCFVAAFGGLIFGYDLGISGGVTSMDSFLEKFFPKVYQKENNIKPSDNQYCTFNNQTLTLFTSSLYLAALVASWFASSITRLFGRRPTMIIGGVLFLIGAGFNAFAQHVWMLIVGRMLLGFGIGCANQSVPIYVSEVAPYKYRGALNMMFQLAITIGIFVANVLNYIFAKMENGEGWRYSLGFAAVPAVMIIFGACFLPDSPSSLIERGLDEKAKTELIKIRGTTDVDEEFKDLVTASESSKKVKHPWLSLLKRQYRPQLTFAIAIPFFQQLTGMNVIVFYAPVLFKTIGFGANASLMSAMITGGCNAIATLVSIFTVDKFGRRTLFLEGGIQMCFCQVMIMFAILWKFGVKGNPGILPEWYAIMVVCGICVYVAGFAWSWGPLGWLVPSEIFPLEVRSAAQSINVSVNMIFTFIIAQIFTTMLCHMKFGLFIFFAFFVAVMSIFIFYLLPETKGVPIEEMHVVWQSHPFWKKFVKPIDAGPNREEC; from the exons ATGGCCGGCGGTTTCATTCAAGGTGGTTCTGTGGAAAAGAACTATCCAGGAAAGTTAACTTGGAGAGCTTTTATGACCTGTTTTGTAGCTGCATTTGGTGGGTTGATATTTGGCTATGATCTTGGTATCTCAG GTGGCGTGACTTCTATGGATTCTTTTCTGGAGAAGTTTTTTCCAAAAGTGTATCAAAAGGAGAATAACATAAAACCCTCCGACAATCAATACTGTacattcaacaatcaaacaTTGACGTTGTTTACATCGTCTTTATACTTGGCTGCCTTGGTTGCGTCATGGTTTGCATCTTCCATCACTCGACTTTTTGGGAGACGCCCTACCATGATTATTGGAGGTGTGCTATTTCTTATAGGTGCTGGATTCAATGCTTTTGCACAACATGTTTGGATGCTCATCGTTGGTCGCATGTTACTCGGTTTCGGAATTGGATGTGCCAATCAG TCGGTTCCAATATATGTGTCCGAGGTTGCTCCTTACAAATATAGAGGAGCACTTAACATGATGTTTCAATTGGCAATTACTATTGGAATTTTTGTAGCTAATGTTCTCAACTACATTTTTGCTAAGATGGAGAATGGAGAAGGGTGGCGTTATAGCTTAGGCTTTGCAGCCGTCCCTGCTGTCATGATTATCTTTGGTGCATGTTTTCTTCCAGATTCACCAAGTTCTTTGATCGAGCGTGGTCTTGATGAAAAGGCCAAAACTGAGCTTATCAAGATTCGAGGAACTACAGATGTAGATGAGGAATTTAAGGATCTTGTGACAGCAAGCGAATCCTCTAAAAAAGTGAAACATCCTTGGCTTTCTTTATTAAAGAGACAATATAGGCCTCAACTCACATTTGCTATTGCCATTCCGTTCTTCCAGCAACTTACTGGCATGAATGTGATAGTGTTTTATGCTCCTGTTTTGTTTAAAACCATCGGTTTTGGAGCCAATGCTTCACTTATGTCTGCCATGATCACGGGAGGCTGCAATGCAATTGCCACTCTTGTCTCCATATTCACCGTTGATAAGTTTGGAAGACGAACTCTTTTCTTGGAAGGAGGGATACAAATGTGCTTTTGTCAG GTTATGATAATGTTTGCAATTTTATGGAAATTTGGAGTTAAAGGAAACCCAGGAATTTTGCCAGAGTGGTACGCTATCATGGTTGTATGTGGCATATGTGTGTATGTGGCAGGATTTGCATGGTCTTGGGGTCCTCTAGGATGGTTGGTTCCAAGTGAGATTTTCCCTCTTGAAGTGCGTTCGGCTGCACAAAGTATCAATGTCTCAGTGAACATGATATTTACCTTTATCATTGCCCAAATTTTCACCACAATGCTTTGTCACATGAAATTTGGATTGTTCATCTTCTTTGCATTTTTTGTTGCGGTAATGAGCATCTTCATTTTCTATCTTTTGCCTGAGACTAAAGGAGTTCCCATAGAAGAAATGCATGTTGTGTGGCAGAGTCATCCTTTTTGGAAGAAGTTCGTCAAACCAATTGATGCGGGTCCTAATCGTGAAGAATGttag
- the LOC108342236 gene encoding acyl carrier protein 1, chloroplastic isoform X2, translating into MASIMRSSMSLAALSNQALVSGTRTSNPSSVSLSINGRNFPSITLQPRGRRFQFRCAAKPETVQKVCDIVKKQLALSEDSTVTGESKFAALGADSLDTVEIVMGLEEEFGITVEEDSAQSITTVQDAAEMIDKLLEKQA; encoded by the exons ATGGCTTCCATCATGCGATCTTCCATGTCTCTCGCTGCTCTTTCCAATCAAGCTctg GTCTCTGGCACCAGGACCTCCAACCCAAGTTCAGTTTCCCTTTCAATTAACGGGAGAAATTTCCCATCCATTACATTGCAGCCCAGAGGACGTCGGTTTCAATTTAGATGCGCG GCAAAACCAGAGACAGTGCAGAAGGTATGTGACATAGTCAAGAAGCAATTAGCGCTGTCAGAGGATTCAACTGTTACAGGAGAGTCTAAATTTGCTGCACTTGGAGCTGATTCTCTTGACACG GTTGAGATTGTGATGGGACTCGAGGAGGAATTTGGTATCACTGTGGAAGAAGACAGTGCCCAGAGCATCACCACCGTTCAAGATGCTGCTGAAATGATTGATAAGCTTCTTGAAAAGCAAGCTTAA